In Thioalkalivibrio paradoxus ARh 1, the following are encoded in one genomic region:
- a CDS encoding ABC transporter transmembrane domain-containing protein, producing MTSWDDLAAPRPAGRDLRVLVPLARFLRPYLRTLALGVLALLVGAGAILAFGAVLRLLIDAGLTQQDPAALNRALLILLGAVAVMAAGAGARIYLVAWLGERVVADLRRAVFANVIELDPGFFERTRTGEVISRLTADTTLIQSVVGHTLAIAARNLLLIAGGLFLMLHTSPVLTAWLLLGLPVVALPVWFLGRRVRALSRRAQDQVAAVGGRVDESLYAIQTVQSHVQEAAERARYGQAVEQAFGVAVRRAAVGALLAASVILLMFVLITAVLWVGGHRVLAGLITPGELAAFLFYAVLVAGSVAALSEVASELLRAAGAAERLLELLQVRSGPPSPRHPQYFPESARGTIRFENVSFHYPTRPQPPALQNFDLEIPAGATIALVGPSGAGKSTVFQLLLRFYDPDAGCVRVDGIDVRRAHLAALRGRIALVPQQPVLFAASVRDNIAYAAPEAPESAILDAAVAAHAMEFVSALPEGLDTPLGERGVRLSGGQRARIALARAILRDPAILLLDEATSALDAESERLVQAALERISRGRTTVTIAHRLATVQAADRIVVMDRGRIVAQGSHAELVDENGLYARLAALQFSTT from the coding sequence CCGCTTGCGCGCTTTCTGCGGCCCTACCTGCGCACGCTGGCGCTCGGGGTGTTGGCGCTGCTGGTCGGTGCCGGTGCCATCCTGGCCTTCGGCGCGGTGCTGCGGCTGTTGATCGACGCCGGCCTCACCCAGCAGGATCCGGCCGCGCTGAATCGGGCATTGCTGATCCTGCTGGGAGCGGTGGCGGTGATGGCGGCGGGTGCGGGCGCACGCATCTACCTGGTCGCCTGGCTGGGGGAGCGGGTGGTGGCCGACTTGCGCCGCGCGGTCTTCGCCAACGTGATCGAACTGGATCCCGGGTTCTTCGAGCGTACCCGCACCGGCGAGGTCATTTCCCGGCTCACGGCCGATACGACGCTGATCCAGTCGGTGGTCGGGCACACGCTGGCGATCGCCGCGCGCAACCTGCTGCTGATCGCGGGCGGCCTTTTCTTGATGCTGCATACCAGCCCCGTGCTCACGGCCTGGCTGCTGCTGGGCCTGCCAGTGGTGGCCCTGCCGGTGTGGTTCCTTGGCCGCAGGGTGCGCGCGCTGTCGCGCCGGGCCCAGGATCAGGTGGCGGCCGTCGGGGGACGGGTAGACGAGAGCCTGTACGCGATCCAGACCGTGCAGTCGCATGTCCAGGAGGCCGCCGAACGCGCACGCTACGGCCAGGCCGTGGAGCAGGCTTTCGGGGTGGCCGTCCGGCGTGCCGCGGTCGGAGCGCTGCTGGCCGCGTCGGTGATTCTGCTGATGTTCGTGCTGATCACGGCCGTGCTCTGGGTCGGGGGACACCGTGTGCTCGCCGGGTTGATCACACCGGGCGAATTGGCGGCGTTTCTGTTCTACGCGGTACTGGTGGCCGGATCGGTCGCGGCCCTCAGCGAGGTCGCGAGCGAACTGCTGCGCGCGGCGGGCGCGGCCGAGCGGCTGCTGGAACTCCTGCAGGTTCGTTCCGGTCCGCCGTCGCCGCGGCATCCGCAGTATTTCCCCGAATCTGCGCGCGGCACGATCCGGTTCGAGAACGTGTCCTTCCACTACCCGACACGCCCGCAACCGCCGGCGCTGCAGAATTTCGATCTGGAGATTCCCGCTGGCGCCACGATAGCGCTGGTCGGGCCCTCGGGAGCCGGCAAGTCAACGGTGTTCCAGTTGTTGCTGCGTTTCTATGATCCCGACGCGGGGTGCGTGCGCGTCGATGGCATCGACGTCCGCCGAGCGCATCTCGCGGCGCTGCGCGGCCGCATCGCGCTGGTTCCTCAGCAGCCGGTGCTGTTTGCCGCCAGCGTCCGGGACAACATCGCCTACGCGGCGCCGGAGGCGCCGGAATCGGCGATCCTGGATGCCGCCGTGGCCGCCCATGCGATGGAATTCGTTTCCGCGCTTCCTGAGGGCCTGGACACGCCGCTGGGCGAGCGCGGGGTCCGGTTATCGGGAGGGCAGCGCGCCCGCATCGCGCTGGCGCGAGCGATTCTGCGCGATCCGGCCATCCTGCTGCTGGACGAGGCGACCAGCGCCCTGGATGCCGAGAGCGAGCGGCTGGTGCAGGCGGCGCTGGAACGCATCAGCCGCGGGCGCACTACGGTGACGATCGCGCACCGCCTCGCGACCGTACAGGCAGCGGACCGGATCGTGGTGATGGATCGCGGCCGTATCGTCGCCCAGGGGTCGCACGCCGAGCTGGTGGACGAGAATGGACTGTACGCGCGCCTGGCGGCCCTGCAGTTCTCGACGACCTGA
- a CDS encoding PDC sensor domain-containing protein → MEPSLKDSIYLQRERLARILHEPLAQLAVECSGAWDDRERLNDVLRKGFCTIPHRTFLYCLRTDGIQISDNVAATGLVPEHFGRDRSSRPYMNEAVPGWGFLLSDAYISLYGRRPSITALQLVRTDDHAVLGYLGADFDLRDLPLTAELYEEPSYWRQIKGDPAIRGGVFQQVRVESPLDRSLDQSLAILDELLTQRGVFQCQVHFSSSQATVWTASDPLRYRLLDHEALNDPDVCLVYPRTPYPADAAIPQNCIGPILGTLRSLRLTDETFYLRMSSINLFNGMVSVTFSCDGSHYMRYDEFLARSHAFWFGVDG, encoded by the coding sequence ATGGAGCCTTCGCTGAAGGACAGCATCTACTTGCAGCGCGAGCGGCTTGCCAGGATCCTGCACGAACCGCTGGCGCAGCTGGCGGTGGAGTGTTCCGGGGCCTGGGATGACCGGGAACGTCTGAACGACGTGCTGCGCAAGGGCTTTTGCACCATACCGCACCGCACCTTCCTGTACTGCCTGCGCACCGACGGGATTCAGATCTCCGACAACGTTGCGGCCACCGGGCTCGTGCCCGAACATTTCGGGCGTGACCGGTCGTCGCGGCCGTACATGAACGAGGCCGTGCCCGGCTGGGGTTTCCTGCTCTCGGATGCGTACATCAGCCTCTACGGGCGCAGGCCCTCGATTACCGCGTTGCAGCTGGTGCGCACCGACGATCACGCGGTGCTGGGCTATCTGGGCGCGGATTTCGACCTGCGCGACCTGCCGTTGACCGCCGAACTCTACGAGGAACCCTCATACTGGCGCCAGATCAAGGGAGACCCCGCGATCCGCGGCGGCGTGTTCCAGCAGGTTCGGGTCGAAAGTCCGCTGGACCGCAGCCTGGACCAGTCGCTCGCCATCCTCGACGAACTGTTGACTCAGCGCGGCGTGTTCCAGTGCCAGGTGCATTTCTCGAGCAGCCAGGCGACCGTGTGGACGGCCAGCGACCCGCTGCGCTATCGCCTGTTGGATCACGAGGCACTGAATGACCCCGACGTCTGCCTGGTGTACCCGCGGACGCCCTATCCGGCCGATGCCGCGATCCCTCAGAACTGCATCGGCCCGATACTCGGCACCCTGCGGTCGCTACGGCTGACCGACGAAACCTTTTACCTGCGCATGTCGTCGATCAACCTGTTCAACGGCATGGTCAGCGTCACGTTCTCCTGCGATGGCTCCCACTACATGCGCTACGACGAATTCCTCGCCCGGAGCCATGCGTTCTGGTTCGGGGTAGACGGCTGA
- a CDS encoding DUF3025 domain-containing protein, whose amino-acid sequence MRPWAPLLAADDARAALNLAARERDLRTSTGHPVRFVAATDAGTGPDARPYELHISETGRVPTRDDLHDLFNALCWLAFPRTKAALNAVQAAVIARDGVRGRRGPVRDAATLIDESGLLLAAADSRVFAALAAHDWPRLLVHERARWGAEIVPMAFGHALFEKLVRPFKAITAVVVPLPLAVPGDGVDTRALDAAAADFVRDPELRPRRLLRLPVLGIPGWHEPNTDAGFYDDAAVFRPAPNR is encoded by the coding sequence TTGCGGCCCTGGGCGCCGTTGCTGGCGGCCGACGATGCGCGCGCGGCGTTGAACCTGGCCGCCCGGGAGCGGGACCTGCGCACGAGCACCGGGCACCCGGTGCGCTTCGTCGCCGCCACCGACGCCGGGACGGGTCCCGATGCACGTCCCTACGAGCTGCACATCTCGGAAACGGGGCGCGTTCCCACCCGCGACGATCTCCACGACCTGTTCAACGCGCTGTGCTGGCTCGCCTTCCCGCGAACCAAGGCGGCGCTCAACGCGGTGCAGGCTGCGGTGATCGCGCGCGACGGAGTGCGTGGCCGGCGGGGACCCGTCCGCGACGCCGCGACGTTGATCGACGAGAGCGGGTTGTTGCTTGCCGCCGCGGATTCGCGTGTGTTCGCGGCGCTCGCCGCGCATGATTGGCCGCGCCTGTTGGTGCACGAACGCGCACGTTGGGGGGCGGAGATCGTTCCCATGGCCTTTGGGCATGCCCTGTTCGAAAAGCTGGTGCGGCCGTTCAAGGCCATTACCGCCGTGGTGGTGCCGCTGCCGCTCGCGGTACCGGGGGATGGGGTCGATACCCGGGCGCTCGACGCGGCGGCCGCTGACTTCGTGCGGGACCCCGAGCTGCGGCCCCGGCGGCTACTGCGTCTGCCGGTGCTGGGGATCCCCGGTTGGCACGAGCCCAATACCGACGCCGGTTTCTACGACGATGCCGCTGTGTTCCGCCCCGCACCGAACCGGTAA
- a CDS encoding bifunctional diguanylate cyclase/phosphodiesterase, with translation MSLKTQLWIAVAILMLLSLLVSIGVSTVSARNYLAQQLHLKNVDNAASLALSLTQLPKDDAIVELALAAQFDTGHYRLIRLTNPRGEVMQERTNFVDPEGVPGWFVRLMAFDIEPGVAHITDGWSQFGALTVESQTSYAYESLWEGTRQLALIFAGGVILIGLLGTLLLRRTVRPLDAVVQQAEAIGNRRFITVAEPATREFRRVVVAMNALSGRVRTMLEQEARRLEQFQRDAHVDKISGLLNRDPFLRMLDTTLQADDENAAGLLVLVRINGLADLNVAYGRKAIDGLLADMGAALNAIVGDQSGWGASRLNGSDFALLAPRAMEPQRVASEAQQALRGVLEQHSMDAGITLPCAATIFTHGATVSSLLTRLDAALQAADRQGGSTIRIAHADDADATPVHEQMERWRDILAQAFAEGSFSLATFPVVDLQGRLIHLEAPVRLRWEGETLAAGHFLPWIHRLEMSSELDRQVVDLALGLIGAQGRPVGINLSVDALLDPNFPSWLGRRCAAAPDAARQLWLELPEAMAFRHLDRFAHLCSEAKAFECRIGIEHFGHQVSEIGRLHDIGLDYLKADASFVRSVEKNPANQTLLRTLCTIGHSIGVIVIAEGVRTDEERQALETLGLDGVTGPGVVDYR, from the coding sequence ATGTCACTAAAAACACAGCTCTGGATCGCGGTCGCCATCCTGATGTTGCTGTCGCTGCTCGTCAGCATCGGGGTCAGTACGGTTTCCGCGCGCAACTACCTCGCCCAGCAACTGCATTTGAAGAATGTGGACAACGCCGCGTCGCTGGCGCTGTCGCTCACGCAGCTGCCCAAGGACGATGCCATCGTCGAACTGGCGCTCGCGGCCCAGTTCGACACCGGCCATTACCGACTCATCCGCCTCACGAACCCGCGCGGAGAGGTGATGCAGGAACGGACCAACTTCGTCGACCCGGAAGGAGTTCCGGGCTGGTTCGTGCGCCTGATGGCATTCGACATCGAGCCCGGGGTCGCGCACATCACCGACGGCTGGTCGCAATTCGGGGCGCTGACCGTGGAAAGCCAGACCAGCTACGCCTACGAATCGCTTTGGGAGGGCACGCGGCAACTGGCGTTGATCTTCGCCGGCGGCGTGATCCTGATCGGGCTCCTGGGAACGCTGCTGCTGCGTCGCACGGTGCGTCCGCTGGACGCCGTCGTCCAGCAGGCCGAGGCGATCGGCAATCGACGCTTCATCACCGTGGCCGAACCGGCGACACGCGAATTCCGGCGCGTGGTCGTTGCGATGAACGCGCTCTCGGGCCGCGTACGCACGATGCTCGAACAGGAAGCCCGGCGCCTCGAGCAATTCCAGCGCGACGCGCATGTGGACAAGATTTCGGGGCTGCTCAACCGCGACCCCTTCCTGCGGATGCTGGATACCACGTTGCAGGCGGACGACGAGAATGCCGCCGGATTGCTGGTGCTGGTCCGGATCAACGGGCTGGCAGACCTGAACGTGGCCTACGGCCGCAAGGCGATCGACGGTCTGCTGGCCGACATGGGGGCGGCGCTCAACGCGATCGTCGGCGATCAAAGCGGCTGGGGCGCCTCGCGCCTGAACGGCTCCGACTTTGCGCTGCTGGCGCCGCGCGCCATGGAACCCCAACGGGTTGCCAGCGAGGCGCAACAGGCACTGCGCGGGGTGCTGGAACAACACAGCATGGATGCCGGGATCACGTTACCCTGCGCCGCGACCATCTTTACCCATGGCGCGACGGTCAGCAGCCTGCTGACCCGACTCGATGCCGCATTGCAGGCCGCCGACCGGCAGGGAGGCTCGACGATCCGTATCGCGCATGCCGATGACGCAGACGCCACGCCGGTTCACGAGCAGATGGAGCGCTGGCGCGATATCCTGGCCCAAGCCTTTGCCGAAGGCTCGTTCTCCCTCGCGACCTTCCCGGTGGTCGATCTGCAGGGCCGGCTGATTCACCTGGAGGCGCCGGTACGCCTGCGCTGGGAGGGAGAGACATTGGCAGCCGGGCACTTCCTGCCGTGGATCCACCGGCTGGAGATGTCCTCCGAACTGGATCGGCAGGTGGTCGACCTGGCGCTGGGCCTGATTGGGGCACAGGGACGACCGGTAGGCATCAATCTCTCGGTCGACGCGTTGCTCGACCCGAACTTCCCTTCCTGGCTCGGCCGGCGCTGCGCGGCAGCCCCCGACGCCGCCCGCCAGCTCTGGCTCGAGCTTCCCGAAGCGATGGCTTTCCGCCACCTCGATCGCTTCGCGCACTTGTGCAGCGAGGCCAAGGCATTCGAATGCAGGATCGGAATCGAACACTTCGGTCATCAGGTCTCGGAGATCGGGCGCCTGCACGACATCGGCCTCGATTACCTGAAAGCCGATGCCTCGTTCGTCCGAAGCGTCGAGAAGAACCCCGCGAACCAGACCCTGTTGCGCACGCTTTGTACCATCGGCCACTCGATCGGGGTGATCGTGATCGCCGAAGGCGTGCGCACCGACGAGGAACGCCAGGCCCTCGAGACACTCGGCCTCGACGGAGTCACCGGCCCCGGGGTCGTCGACTATCGATAG
- a CDS encoding transglutaminase-like cysteine peptidase, with protein sequence MRPARSWPVITLPAIVSALLVCALIAAGWLHAGLSEFARLERLAAQRYDHQAAQRVQDWRDTLVSAASLDERRQVHRINDFFNRNVRYMTDQELWGQTDYWATPLETLGKGGGDCEDYSIAKYVSLRKLGIPDSRLRLFYVHARLGALASNATEAHMVLGYYPSEDAEPLILDNLISDIRPASRRDDLTPVFSFNSQGLWPDGATTSAGDSTARLSNWRGVLERMQADGINLSRPITTGR encoded by the coding sequence ATGAGGCCTGCGCGTTCCTGGCCCGTGATCACCCTGCCGGCCATCGTGTCGGCACTGCTCGTTTGCGCTCTGATCGCTGCCGGCTGGTTGCACGCGGGACTATCCGAATTCGCGCGACTGGAGCGTCTTGCCGCGCAGCGCTACGACCACCAGGCCGCCCAACGTGTCCAGGACTGGCGGGACACGCTGGTGAGCGCGGCCTCGCTCGACGAGCGCCGACAGGTCCATCGAATCAACGATTTCTTCAACCGCAACGTGCGCTACATGACCGACCAGGAGCTCTGGGGCCAGACCGATTACTGGGCCACGCCGCTGGAGACCCTCGGCAAGGGCGGCGGCGATTGCGAGGACTACTCGATCGCCAAATACGTAAGCCTGCGCAAGCTGGGCATCCCGGACTCGCGCCTGCGCCTGTTCTACGTCCATGCCCGACTCGGAGCGCTGGCGAGCAATGCCACCGAGGCGCACATGGTGCTGGGCTATTATCCGTCCGAGGACGCAGAACCCCTGATCCTGGACAACCTGATCTCCGACATCCGTCCGGCCTCCCGGCGCGACGACCTGACACCCGTGTTCAGTTTCAACAGTCAGGGCCTATGGCCGGACGGGGCGACGACTTCGGCGGGAGACTCCACCGCCCGACTCTCGAACTGGCGCGGCGTGCTCGAACGCATGCAAGCCGACGGAATCAACCTTTCCCGCCCGATCACCACGGGCAGATAA
- a CDS encoding protein adenylyltransferase SelO: MRWNFDHSYARLPEPFYARVEPVPVNAPELVLLNRSLADDLGLDADALAGAEGARMLGGSRVDATSTPIAQAYAGHQFGHFTLLGDGRAHLLGEHRTPDGRRVDIQLKGSGPTPYSRRGDGRAALGPMLREYLVSEAMRGLGIPTTRSLAVVATGERVFREDALPGAVLTRVAASHIRVGTFEYAAALDAGLDVPGRGRKGKGADAPASDAAAFTRALADYTLWRHDPDRRDRPARYLELLEAVMDRQAALIAQWMRVGFVHGVMNTDNMALSGETIDYGPCAFMDEYDPATVFSSIDRQGRYAFANQAGIAQWNLARFAETLLPLFDPDPKAAVAIAEDAIGRFPALFTGYWRRAMRGKLGLEREEPEDQALIESLLDWMQLSSADYTNTFRDLADRAAIDTPERVDPAFGDPEFLAWHARWKERLAREPGTPDDAVARMRAANPAVIPRNHRVEQALDAAVQSGDLGPVHRLLQVLADPYDTRHDGSEYRRPPPPDQRVYQTFCGT, translated from the coding sequence ATGCGCTGGAACTTCGATCACAGTTACGCCCGGCTGCCCGAGCCGTTCTATGCCCGCGTGGAACCGGTACCGGTGAACGCTCCTGAACTGGTGTTGCTGAACCGCTCCCTGGCCGACGACCTGGGGCTGGACGCGGACGCACTGGCGGGCGCGGAAGGTGCCCGGATGCTCGGCGGCAGCCGGGTCGACGCCACCAGCACGCCGATCGCGCAGGCCTATGCCGGCCACCAGTTCGGGCACTTCACCCTGCTCGGGGACGGACGCGCGCATTTGCTCGGAGAGCACCGCACACCCGATGGCCGGCGCGTGGACATCCAGCTCAAGGGTTCCGGACCGACGCCGTACTCGCGCCGGGGCGACGGGCGTGCGGCGCTCGGGCCGATGCTGCGGGAATACCTGGTCAGCGAGGCGATGCGCGGTCTGGGCATCCCGACCACCCGCAGTCTTGCCGTGGTGGCAACCGGGGAGCGGGTGTTCCGCGAGGACGCGCTGCCCGGGGCCGTGCTGACGCGGGTCGCCGCCAGCCATATCCGGGTCGGAACCTTCGAGTACGCGGCGGCGCTGGACGCGGGTCTGGACGTGCCTGGACGGGGCAGAAAAGGGAAGGGTGCCGATGCGCCAGCATCCGACGCGGCTGCGTTCACGCGCGCGCTGGCCGACTACACGCTGTGGCGCCACGATCCCGACCGACGCGACCGGCCGGCACGCTATCTCGAGCTGCTGGAAGCGGTGATGGATCGCCAAGCGGCACTGATCGCGCAATGGATGCGGGTGGGTTTCGTGCATGGCGTGATGAACACCGACAACATGGCGCTGTCCGGTGAAACCATCGACTACGGCCCCTGTGCGTTCATGGACGAATACGATCCGGCCACCGTGTTCAGTTCCATCGACCGCCAGGGGCGCTACGCATTCGCCAATCAGGCAGGGATCGCGCAGTGGAACCTCGCGCGTTTCGCGGAGACACTGCTGCCGCTGTTCGACCCCGACCCCAAGGCGGCGGTGGCGATCGCCGAGGACGCGATCGGCCGGTTTCCGGCGCTGTTCACCGGCTACTGGCGGCGCGCGATGCGCGGCAAGCTCGGGCTCGAGCGCGAGGAACCGGAGGATCAGGCGCTGATCGAATCGCTGCTGGACTGGATGCAGCTCAGCAGCGCCGACTACACGAACACCTTCCGCGATCTCGCTGATCGGGCCGCGATCGATACGCCAGAGCGGGTCGATCCCGCGTTCGGGGATCCGGAGTTCCTGGCCTGGCACGCGCGCTGGAAGGAACGGCTGGCACGCGAGCCGGGTACCCCGGACGACGCGGTCGCCCGGATGCGCGCCGCCAACCCGGCGGTCATCCCCCGCAACCACCGGGTCGAACAGGCCCTGGACGCGGCGGTGCAATCCGGCGACCTCGGCCCCGTGCACCGCCTGTTGCAGGTACTCGCCGACCCCTACGATACCCGCCACGACGGTTCCGAGTACCGTCGCCCGCCGCCACCGGATCAGCGCGTCTACCAGACTTTCTGCGGTACCTGA
- a CDS encoding SDR family NAD(P)-dependent oxidoreductase, which yields MQDSGAESVRTALITGNSSGLGLGLTRVLGRQGTAVYGLSRRGCPDPVAGDVRVDLAEHDRIAPALGRLLEGVEQLDLVVLNAGILGRIQRMQDADLAELKQGMDVNVWANKVILDELLRRRQPVGQIVAISSGAAVFGSRGWSGYALSKAALNMLVQLYAHEFPGTPVHSLAPGLVETAMQDYLCEEADAGAFPGLERLRKARGTDDMPGPEAAAQQVLDSLAALRAEPSRHFVDLRALRDPDAYQRLLASKAAER from the coding sequence ATGCAGGATAGCGGTGCCGAATCCGTACGGACAGCGCTGATCACCGGCAATTCCAGCGGGCTGGGCCTGGGGCTCACCCGGGTGCTGGGGCGCCAAGGCACAGCGGTCTACGGGTTGAGCCGGCGCGGCTGTCCCGACCCGGTCGCCGGAGACGTGCGCGTGGACCTCGCCGAACATGACCGGATTGCGCCCGCGCTGGGCCGGTTGCTCGAGGGTGTCGAACAGCTGGATCTGGTCGTGCTCAATGCCGGGATCCTGGGCCGGATCCAGCGCATGCAGGATGCCGATCTTGCCGAACTCAAGCAGGGGATGGACGTGAACGTCTGGGCCAACAAGGTGATCCTGGACGAGTTGCTCCGGCGGCGCCAGCCGGTTGGCCAGATCGTGGCCATCTCCTCCGGCGCGGCCGTGTTCGGGAGCCGCGGCTGGAGCGGCTATGCGCTGTCCAAGGCCGCCCTGAACATGTTGGTGCAGCTTTACGCCCACGAGTTTCCGGGTACGCCGGTGCATAGCCTGGCCCCGGGGCTGGTCGAAACTGCGATGCAGGACTATCTGTGCGAGGAAGCCGATGCCGGGGCGTTTCCCGGTTTGGAACGCCTGCGCAAGGCTCGCGGAACGGACGACATGCCGGGCCCGGAGGCAGCGGCCCAGCAGGTGCTCGACAGCCTGGCTGCGCTACGGGCGGAGCCAAGTAGGCATTTCGTGGACTTGCGAGCATTGCGTGACCCCGATGCCTACCAGCGCCTGCTGGCCAGCAAGGCGGCCGAGCGCTGA
- a CDS encoding DUF2891 domain-containing protein — protein sequence MSFADPVLDAATADAYARAGLANIRREYPNHPGHLLTDSADHCAPSVLHPIFYGSFDWHSSVHQHWMLVRLLRRSPQLEMADAVRSALERQFDAHSAQREAAYFRHPERRSFERPYGWAWLLTLAAELEAWGEAVPRRWAAALQPLTDTVRDRCLAWLDGTRYPQRCGTHGNSAFACGLLLDAAKVFGDVALTEAVRAAASRWYAADAGYPAWIEPSATDFLSPALVEADLMARIMPSDGFPEWLEGFLVAPDVLEEPVVVTERGDPQGVHLDGLNLSRAWCWRRIGAALPAGHRWRPVARRASARHAAASLPAVLSGDYVGEHWLPTFAVYLFEGALVRPGT from the coding sequence ATGAGCTTCGCCGATCCCGTGCTCGACGCCGCGACCGCCGACGCGTACGCGCGGGCGGGATTGGCCAACATCCGGCGCGAGTATCCCAACCATCCCGGGCATCTTCTGACCGACAGCGCGGACCATTGCGCGCCGTCGGTGCTGCACCCGATCTTCTACGGCAGCTTCGACTGGCACTCGTCGGTGCACCAGCACTGGATGCTCGTGCGGCTGCTGCGCCGGTCGCCGCAACTGGAGATGGCCGATGCGGTCCGAAGCGCGCTGGAACGCCAGTTCGATGCCCATTCCGCGCAGCGCGAGGCGGCCTACTTCCGGCATCCGGAACGCCGCAGCTTCGAGCGGCCGTATGGCTGGGCCTGGCTGCTGACACTGGCCGCCGAGCTCGAGGCCTGGGGGGAAGCGGTGCCACGGCGCTGGGCCGCAGCGCTGCAGCCGTTGACCGACACGGTGCGGGATCGCTGCCTTGCCTGGCTGGACGGAACGCGGTACCCGCAGCGCTGCGGCACCCATGGCAACAGCGCATTCGCCTGCGGTCTGCTGCTGGATGCCGCGAAGGTTTTCGGCGACGTGGCTCTGACCGAAGCCGTGCGGGCAGCTGCATCGCGCTGGTACGCGGCCGATGCCGGATATCCGGCCTGGATCGAACCGTCGGCCACGGACTTCCTGTCGCCGGCACTGGTCGAGGCCGACCTGATGGCGCGCATCATGCCGAGTGACGGGTTTCCCGAATGGTTGGAGGGCTTCCTCGTGGCCCCCGATGTGCTCGAGGAACCGGTGGTGGTGACGGAACGCGGCGATCCTCAGGGCGTTCATCTCGACGGCCTCAACCTCAGCCGTGCCTGGTGCTGGCGCAGGATCGGGGCCGCGCTTCCGGCAGGCCATCGCTGGCGGCCGGTGGCACGCAGGGCGTCTGCGCGCCACGCGGCTGCCTCGCTGCCCGCCGTGCTGTCCGGTGACTACGTGGGGGAACACTGGCTGCCGACTTTCGCCGTCTACCTGTTCGAAGGGGCCCTCGTGCGGCCCGGAACCTGA
- a CDS encoding YaiI/YqxD family protein, whose protein sequence is MKIWVDADACPGAIKEILFRAAERTRIPVTLVANQPLRVPPSRFVRAIQVGSGFDVADNEIVARLEPGDLVVTADIPLAAEVIERGGHALNPRGELYGADTIRARLGMRDFMETLRASGVDTGGPPALHPRDRQAFANQLDRFLQQRLRERPTPPAAPGEPR, encoded by the coding sequence ATGAAGATCTGGGTCGATGCCGACGCCTGCCCGGGCGCGATCAAGGAGATCCTGTTCCGGGCGGCGGAACGCACCCGGATACCGGTGACGCTGGTGGCGAACCAGCCGCTCCGCGTGCCGCCTTCCCGGTTCGTGCGCGCGATCCAGGTCGGTTCGGGGTTCGATGTGGCCGACAACGAGATCGTCGCACGGCTGGAGCCCGGCGATCTGGTCGTCACCGCAGACATTCCGCTGGCCGCAGAGGTCATCGAACGCGGCGGCCATGCGCTGAACCCTCGCGGCGAGCTGTACGGCGCGGACACGATTCGTGCACGCCTCGGCATGCGCGACTTCATGGAGACGCTGCGCGCATCGGGGGTCGACACTGGCGGCCCGCCGGCGCTGCACCCGCGCGACCGCCAGGCCTTCGCCAACCAGCTGGACCGGTTCCTGCAACAACGGCTGCGCGAACGCCCCACACCCCCTGCTGCTCCCGGCGAACCCCGGTAG
- a CDS encoding DUF2058 domain-containing protein yields MAGSLKDQLLKAGIASKQQAKQAELDKRRKQKQKQGRRAPDQDERERAAAIEAARVAKREKDRQLNEQRKQEQAQRALQAEIRQLAEQHRIDPPENADLRYHFVWKNKVRSLWVDADLRAQLSDGRLVLVAVDQAFLLVPAAIAERIRHRDPNAVVQPDAGSADGTSGDDPYADYPVPDDLHW; encoded by the coding sequence ATGGCGGGGTCACTGAAGGACCAATTACTGAAGGCCGGAATCGCGAGCAAGCAGCAGGCGAAACAAGCCGAGCTGGACAAGCGCCGGAAACAGAAGCAGAAGCAGGGCCGGCGGGCGCCTGACCAGGACGAGCGCGAACGCGCGGCGGCAATCGAGGCGGCGCGGGTCGCGAAGCGGGAGAAAGACCGGCAGCTGAACGAGCAGCGCAAGCAGGAGCAGGCGCAGCGCGCGCTGCAGGCCGAGATCCGGCAGCTGGCCGAGCAGCACCGAATCGACCCGCCCGAGAACGCCGACCTGCGCTACCACTTCGTCTGGAAGAACAAGGTCCGCTCGCTGTGGGTCGATGCGGACCTGCGTGCCCAGCTGTCGGACGGGCGGCTGGTGCTGGTGGCGGTCGATCAGGCGTTTCTGCTCGTGCCCGCTGCGATCGCCGAGCGTATCCGGCACCGGGATCCGAACGCCGTAGTCCAGCCGGACGCGGGGTCCGCGGACGGCACATCCGGCGACGACCCGTACGCGGACTACCCCGTCCCGGACGATCTGCACTGGTAG